The following coding sequences lie in one Bordetella genomosp. 9 genomic window:
- the rplF gene encoding 50S ribosomal protein L6, producing MSRIAKYPVKVPNNVKVTLLQDQITVEGPLGSLTQPLTGDVAVKLDNGELTFAAANDTRHANAMSGTVRALVANMVTGVSKGFERKLNLVGVGYRAQVQGDVIKLQLGFSHDLNHKLRPGIKAECPTQTEIIIRGANKQVVGQEAAEIRAYRKPEPYKGKGVRYADERVVIKETKKK from the coding sequence ATGTCACGTATAGCCAAATATCCGGTCAAGGTGCCGAACAACGTCAAAGTGACGTTGCTGCAAGATCAGATCACTGTCGAGGGTCCGCTGGGCTCGCTGACGCAGCCGCTGACCGGCGACGTCGCGGTCAAGCTGGACAACGGCGAGCTGACCTTCGCCGCCGCCAACGATACCCGTCACGCCAACGCCATGTCGGGTACGGTGCGCGCGCTGGTCGCCAATATGGTGACCGGCGTCAGCAAGGGTTTCGAGCGCAAGCTGAACCTGGTGGGCGTGGGTTACCGCGCTCAGGTGCAAGGCGACGTCATCAAACTGCAACTCGGTTTCTCGCACGACCTGAATCACAAGCTGCGCCCTGGGATCAAGGCGGAATGCCCGACCCAGACGGAAATCATCATCCGCGGCGCGAACAAGCAGGTCGTGGGGCAAGAGGCGGCTGAAATCCGCGCTTACCGCAAGCCCGAGCCCTACAAGGGCAAAGGCGTGCGCTACGCGGACGAGCGTGTCGTCATCAAGGAAACCAAGAAGAAGTAA
- a CDS encoding NAD-dependent succinate-semialdehyde dehydrogenase, producing the protein MYEQLALYIDGEFLSGDGRRTQDVTNPATLEVLGQLPHATEADLDRALQAAQRAFESWRRTSPMERSRILRKVAELSRERAQEIGRNMTMDQGKPLAEAVLEVTSCSEHCEWHAEECRRIYGRVIPPRNPDVRQFVVREPIGVCAAFTPWNFPYNQAIRKIAAALGAGCTIILKGPEDAPSAVMAIARMFHEAGLPPGCLNIVWGEPAKVSDYLIRSPIVRKVSFTGSVPVGKHLAALAGAHMKRVTMELGGHSPVLVFDDADIDRAAEMLARFKIRNAGQVCVSPTRFYVQKGAYDKFLSKFTDVLKNIKVGDGLEPGTEMGPLAHERRVPTMSRFVEDAREKGGKVVLGGAPLERAGHFFAPTVVTDLPEDSMLMTEEPFGPIAPVVPFTDMDDVIKRANALPFGLSSYVFTNSLKTATKVSNALEAGMVNINHFGSALAETPFGGVKDSGIGSEGGTETFDGYLVTKFITHI; encoded by the coding sequence ATGTACGAACAGTTGGCGTTGTATATCGACGGCGAATTCCTGTCTGGCGACGGGCGCCGGACGCAGGACGTGACCAATCCGGCCACGCTGGAAGTGCTGGGTCAATTGCCCCATGCCACCGAGGCCGATCTGGACCGCGCGCTGCAGGCCGCCCAACGCGCCTTCGAATCCTGGCGCCGTACCTCGCCGATGGAGCGGTCGCGGATCCTGCGCAAGGTGGCCGAGCTGTCGCGCGAGCGCGCGCAGGAGATCGGACGCAACATGACGATGGACCAGGGCAAGCCTCTGGCCGAGGCCGTCCTCGAAGTGACCAGCTGCTCGGAGCACTGCGAGTGGCACGCCGAAGAATGCCGCCGCATCTACGGCCGCGTCATCCCGCCGCGCAACCCGGACGTGCGTCAGTTTGTCGTCCGTGAACCCATCGGCGTATGCGCCGCGTTCACGCCCTGGAACTTTCCCTACAACCAGGCCATCCGCAAGATCGCTGCGGCGCTGGGCGCCGGCTGCACCATCATCCTGAAGGGACCGGAAGACGCGCCCAGCGCCGTCATGGCCATTGCCCGCATGTTCCACGAAGCAGGACTGCCCCCCGGCTGCCTGAACATCGTGTGGGGCGAACCGGCCAAGGTCTCGGACTATCTGATCCGCTCGCCTATCGTGCGCAAGGTCTCCTTCACCGGCTCGGTGCCCGTGGGCAAGCACCTGGCGGCGCTGGCCGGCGCGCACATGAAGCGCGTGACCATGGAGCTGGGCGGCCACTCTCCGGTACTGGTGTTCGACGACGCGGACATCGACCGCGCAGCCGAAATGCTGGCCCGCTTCAAGATCCGCAACGCCGGACAGGTTTGCGTGTCGCCGACCCGCTTCTACGTGCAGAAAGGCGCCTACGACAAGTTCCTGTCGAAGTTCACCGACGTACTGAAGAACATCAAGGTGGGCGACGGTCTTGAGCCCGGCACGGAAATGGGTCCGCTGGCGCACGAGCGCCGCGTTCCGACGATGAGCCGCTTCGTGGAGGATGCCCGTGAAAAAGGCGGCAAGGTCGTGCTGGGCGGCGCGCCGCTGGAGCGCGCGGGCCACTTCTTCGCGCCGACTGTCGTCACGGACCTGCCCGAAGATTCCATGCTGATGACGGAAGAGCCGTTCGGCCCCATCGCGCCCGTGGTGCCGTTCACGGACATGGACGATGTCATCAAACGGGCAAACGCCCTGCCCTTCGGCCTGTCGTCCTATGTGTTCACCAACTCCCTGAAGACGGCGACCAAGGTTTCCAATGCCTTGGAAGCGGGCATGGTGAACATCAATCACTTCGGCAGCGCGCTGGCAGAAACGCCGTTCGGAGGCGTCAAGGACAGCGGCATCGGCAGCGAAGGCGGCACCGAAACCTTCGATGGCTACCTGGTGACCAAGTTCATCACGCACATCTGA
- the rpsH gene encoding 30S ribosomal protein S8, with protein MSMSDPIADMLTRIRNAQQVDKATVTMPSSKLKAAIAAVLKDEGYIEGFEIKGTQAKPELEIALKYYAGRPVIERIERVSRPGLRIYKGRATIPQVMNGLGVAIVSTSRGVMTDRKARATGVGGEVLCYVA; from the coding sequence ATGAGCATGAGCGATCCGATCGCCGATATGCTGACCCGCATTCGCAATGCGCAGCAAGTTGACAAAGCCACGGTGACCATGCCGTCCTCGAAGCTGAAGGCCGCCATCGCCGCCGTGCTGAAGGACGAGGGCTACATCGAGGGTTTCGAGATCAAGGGCACCCAGGCCAAGCCTGAGCTCGAGATCGCCCTGAAGTACTACGCTGGTCGTCCGGTCATCGAGCGCATCGAGCGCGTCTCGCGCCCCGGCCTGCGCATCTACAAGGGCCGTGCCACCATTCCCCAGGTGATGAACGGCCTGGGCGTGGCCATCGTGTCGACCTCGCGCGGCGTCATGACCGACCGCAAGGCTCGCGCTACCGGCGTGGGCGGCGAAGTCCTGTGCTACGTGGCCTAA
- the rplN gene encoding 50S ribosomal protein L14, translating into MIQMQTTLDVADNTGARRVRCIKVLGGSKRRYAGIGDIIKVSVMDAAPRGRVKKGEIYNAVVVRTASGVRRKDGSLIRFPGDKGNAAVLLNAKLEPIGTRIFGPVTRELRTEQFMKIVSLAPEVL; encoded by the coding sequence ATGATCCAAATGCAGACCACGCTGGACGTGGCCGACAACACGGGTGCGCGCCGAGTGCGCTGCATCAAGGTGCTCGGCGGTTCCAAGCGCCGTTATGCCGGCATCGGCGACATCATCAAAGTCAGCGTCATGGACGCCGCGCCCCGCGGCCGCGTCAAAAAGGGCGAAATCTATAACGCCGTGGTGGTGCGTACCGCCAGCGGCGTGCGCCGCAAGGATGGTTCGCTCATCCGTTTCCCCGGCGACAAGGGCAACGCCGCCGTCCTGCTGAACGCCAAGCTGGAACCGATCGGTACCCGCATTTTCGGACCCGTGACCCGCGAGCTGCGTACCGAGCAGTTCATGAAGATCGTGTCGCTGGCGCCGGAAGTGCTGTAA
- the rplE gene encoding 50S ribosomal protein L5 gives MSRLQDLYRDKIVGELKAKFGYKSPMEVPRITKITLNMGVSEAVADKKVIEHAVSDLTKIAGQKPVITKTRKAIAGFKIRENYPIGCMVTLRGVKMYEFLDRLVSVAFPRVRDFRGVSGRAFDGRGNYNIGVKEQIIFPEIEYDKIDALRGLNISITTTAKTDEEAKALLTAFSFPFRN, from the coding sequence ATGAGTCGTTTGCAAGACCTGTATCGCGACAAGATCGTCGGCGAGCTGAAAGCCAAGTTCGGCTACAAGAGCCCGATGGAAGTGCCGCGCATCACCAAGATCACGCTGAACATGGGCGTTTCGGAAGCCGTGGCCGACAAGAAGGTCATCGAGCATGCCGTGTCCGATCTCACGAAGATCGCCGGCCAGAAGCCCGTGATCACCAAGACGCGCAAGGCTATCGCGGGTTTCAAGATCCGTGAAAACTATCCGATCGGCTGCATGGTCACGCTGCGTGGCGTGAAGATGTACGAATTCCTGGATCGCCTGGTGTCGGTGGCTTTCCCGCGCGTGCGCGATTTCCGTGGTGTGTCCGGCCGTGCGTTCGATGGCCGCGGCAACTACAACATCGGGGTGAAAGAGCAGATCATCTTCCCCGAAATCGAGTACGACAAGATCGACGCGCTGCGTGGGCTGAACATCAGCATCACCACCACTGCCAAGACCGACGAAGAAGCCAAGGCGCTGTTGACGGCGTTCAGCTTCCCGTTTCGTAATTAA
- the rplX gene encoding 50S ribosomal protein L24 encodes MNNIRKGDEVIVLTGRDKKRRGTVLQVVNSDYVIVEGVNVVKKHTKPNPMANNPGGIVEKAMPIHISNVALFNPATGKGDRVGVKEVDGRKVRVFRSNGAEVGAKA; translated from the coding sequence ATGAACAACATCCGCAAAGGTGACGAAGTCATCGTTCTGACCGGTCGCGACAAGAAGCGTCGCGGCACGGTGCTGCAGGTCGTGAATTCCGACTATGTGATCGTTGAAGGCGTAAACGTCGTCAAGAAGCACACCAAGCCGAATCCCATGGCCAACAACCCCGGCGGCATCGTCGAAAAGGCCATGCCGATTCATATTTCGAATGTCGCGCTGTTCAACCCGGCCACGGGCAAGGGCGACCGCGTCGGCGTCAAGGAAGTCGATGGCCGCAAGGTGCGCGTCTTCCGTTCCAATGGTGCCGAAGTCGGCGCCAAGGCGTAA
- a CDS encoding aspartyl/asparaginyl beta-hydroxylase domain-containing protein, giving the protein MQPLQNAPFKRSLTLFSRLFFSVVDVLRNAIARASLVGDHPIFDNAAFPWIPQLEAQAPAIRAELMEVLRDREKLPAFHELSPEVSKITTDKQWKTFVFMAYGLRSDRNLARCPATARAIAGIPGLRTAFFSILEPGKRIPLHTGPYNGVLRLHLALVVPAPQERCWIEVDGRRYVWKEGQVVVFDDLYPHQVHNDTDGLRAVLFVDFERPCRWPMNWVNRLILALAPMTSEIRRSKANHDNWERDYYGGR; this is encoded by the coding sequence GTGCAGCCACTCCAGAACGCCCCATTCAAGCGCTCCCTGACCCTTTTCTCCCGACTGTTCTTCAGTGTCGTGGACGTCCTGCGAAACGCCATCGCGCGGGCGTCCCTGGTCGGCGACCATCCCATCTTCGATAACGCGGCGTTTCCCTGGATCCCACAGCTCGAGGCGCAAGCCCCGGCTATACGGGCCGAATTGATGGAAGTGCTGCGCGACCGGGAAAAATTGCCGGCCTTTCATGAACTGTCCCCCGAAGTCTCCAAGATCACGACCGACAAGCAGTGGAAGACCTTCGTCTTCATGGCCTATGGCCTGCGGTCGGATCGCAATCTGGCCCGCTGCCCCGCGACGGCGCGTGCCATCGCGGGCATTCCGGGCCTGCGCACGGCCTTCTTTTCCATTCTCGAACCGGGCAAGCGGATACCGCTGCACACCGGTCCCTACAATGGCGTGCTCCGGCTGCATCTGGCTTTGGTGGTGCCTGCGCCGCAGGAACGATGCTGGATCGAAGTGGACGGGCGGCGCTACGTCTGGAAAGAGGGCCAGGTGGTGGTGTTCGACGACCTGTATCCCCACCAGGTGCACAACGATACGGACGGGTTGCGCGCCGTGCTGTTCGTCGACTTCGAGCGCCCTTGCCGCTGGCCCATGAATTGGGTGAACCGCCTCATCCTCGCCCTGGCGCCGATGACCTCGGAAATCCGCCGCTCCAAGGCCAATCACGACAACTGGGAAAGGGACTACTACGGCGGCCGATAA
- the rpsN gene encoding 30S ribosomal protein S14 produces the protein MAKLSLINRDIKRAKLVDKFAAKRAALKAIIDDQSKTDEERYQARLKLQQLPRNANPTRQRNRCAVTGRPRGVFSKFGLTRHKLREMAMKGEIPGITKASW, from the coding sequence GTGGCCAAACTCTCACTCATCAATCGCGATATCAAGCGCGCCAAGCTGGTTGACAAATTCGCCGCCAAGCGCGCCGCACTGAAAGCGATCATCGACGATCAGTCGAAGACCGACGAAGAACGTTACCAAGCTCGGCTCAAGCTGCAACAGCTGCCGCGCAACGCCAACCCCACCCGCCAGCGCAACCGCTGCGCGGTCACGGGTCGTCCGCGTGGCGTGTTCAGCAAGTTCGGCCTGACGCGCCACAAACTTCGCGAAATGGCGATGAAGGGTGAAATCCCCGGCATCACCAAGGCCAGCTGGTAG